The Periplaneta americana isolate PAMFEO1 chromosome 16, P.americana_PAMFEO1_priV1, whole genome shotgun sequence genome segment GAGAATGGCAGCGTATATACAGCATCCATGCCCATGTTACGGCAGATGCGGATGCTGTATATGCTGGTGCAGATGATCCACATCATGGGGTATCCCATAGATCGCGCCATGTCGCGGCTTCGTTCCATCAAGACCTTCGCGATCCCTCTGCCCCTGGTGGCCGTATCCACAGACAGAATGTTGACGTAGAAAGCTCGTTCTGTCCCTGTGAGTTTCCAGATGTCGACGGCACTTTCCAAATGGTGCACGAAATCTTCTATCTTGGTGTACGCCTCGTGGGACAGACAGTTGAGGTAGTCTTCAGGAGTTTTGTCGTCACTCCGCGTTTCGTAGTTGATTATTAACCCAAGGATACGGCCGTCGTCCCGCGATACGGCCAACAGGGACTTTCCCTGGGACAGGAATCTCAGGCCGTAGATCTCCTCTGTTCGTCGGTTTGGCGGAGCTCCACTTGCCACGCTCAAAGCAGACTGCGTCAAGAAG includes the following:
- the LOC138716165 gene encoding arylalkylamine N-acetyltransferase-like 2 — encoded protein: MGDEYDIVTANEDDKERMAEFMRQHFLTQSALSVASGAPPNRRTEEIYGLRFLSQGKSLLAVSRDDGRILGLIINYETRSDDKTPEDYLNCLSHEAYTKIEDFVHHLESAVDIWKLTGTERAFYVNILSVDTATRGRGIAKVLMERSRDMARSMGYPMMWIICTSIYSIRICRNMGMDAVYTLPFSEYKDEDGEVIFNIPYPHTEAVLFVQKLNPER